A single window of Haliotis asinina isolate JCU_RB_2024 chromosome 5, JCU_Hal_asi_v2, whole genome shotgun sequence DNA harbors:
- the LOC137283910 gene encoding uncharacterized protein, producing MGCKQTKVKPFKQTSPEEALNGNINCPHELFYAKCQVTRPTPRLSEEEILQQLRDEGLVPDRQSSGGVAFSVPAVEGVVPRRRAPRRLEQIPVRCFYTAERRRQKADLFRFNRLVEQVQRKQLDREIKHKAVKDEKKRREFVKKMKAEYQLQAREEKLKKLEEKRSAMKKTPVRKTD from the exons ATGGGATGCAAACAGACCAAGGTTAAGCCTTTCAAGCAGACATCTCCCGAGGAGGCTCTGAATGGTAATATCAACTGTCCTCACGAACTGTTCTACGCAAAATGTCAGGTTACACGGCCCACACCCCGTCTATCGGAGGAGGAGATTCTTCAACAGTTGCGAGATGAGGGCTTGGTCCCCGACCGTCAGTCCAGCGGAGGAGTTGCCTTCTCTGTCCCCGCCGTGGAAGGGGTCGTTCCCCGTCGCAGAGCTCCCCGACGTCTGGAGCAAATTCCAGTGAGATGCTTCTACACAGCTGAGAGGAGGAGACAGAAGGCGGATCTATTTCGATTTAACAG GTTGGTGGAACAAGTACAAAGGAAACAACTGGACagagaaataaaacacaaagctgtCAAGGACGAGAAGAAACGTCGCGAGTTCGTCAAGAAAATGAAGGCGGAGTACCAGCTTCAGGCGAGGGAGGAGAAACTAAAGAAGCTGGAGGAGAAGCGGTCTGCGATGAAGAAGACTCCTGTCAGAAAAACAGACTAG
- the LOC137284757 gene encoding uncharacterized protein, with the protein MAGADSIQSSPVSPRPQARSYRAYVEQQRALALKREDPDGPKLWRQMVIGFICAACVGFIMFILGSIFISEAISLKYSATIMLCVMGMVCGLIIVVGTIILGKLFISRKWRKSQGRELEHPPAACFHTCSVIYTPSQDQLTQVGCGEPPPAYDSLVLMPLPPGHPRVVLDSDGGSESDPTVMVLPPKYDDIADPLPPYIEDRP; encoded by the exons ATGGCAGGTGCAGACAGCATACAGTCTTCACCAGTATCTCCAAGACCTCAAGCCAGGTCTTATCGAGCCTATGTTGAACAACAGAGGGCGTTGGCCCTGAAACGCGAGGACCCTGATGGACCTAAGTTGTGGCGTCAAATGGTGATAGGATTCATCTGTGCGGCATGTGTGGGCTTCATTATGTTCATTCTTGGAAGCATCTTCATTTCAGAAGCAATTTCCTTGAAGTATTCTGCAACAATCATGTTGTGTGTCATGGGCATGG TTTGTGGCTTGATAATTGTTGTTGGGACAATTATCCTGGGCAAGTTGTTTATATCTAGAAAATGGAGGAAGTCTCAAGGGAGGGAACTGGAGCATCCTCCAGCTGCTTGCTTTCATACATGTTCAG TTATCTACACTCCATCCCAAGATCAGCTGACCCAGGTAGGGTGTGGTGAACCGCCTCCAGCATATGACTCCCTTGTATTGATGCCCCTCCCTCCTGGCCATCCCCGGGTTGTGTTAGACTCGGACGGAGGTTCAGAATCTGACCCAACCGTTATGGTCCTACCTCCCAAGTATGATGACATAGCTGACCCCTTGCCACCCTACATAGAGGACAGACCTTGA
- the LOC137284687 gene encoding uncharacterized protein, translating to MGCKQTKVKPFKQTSPEEALNGNINCPHELFYAKCQVTRPTPRLSEEEILQQLRDEGLVPDRQSSGGVAFSVPAVEGVVPRRRAPRRLEQIPVRCFYTAERRRQKADLFRFNRLVEQVQRKQLDREIKHKAVKDEKKRREFIKKMKAEYQLQAREEKLKKLEEKRSAMKKTPVRKTD from the exons ATGGGATGCAAACAGACCAAGGTTAAGCCTTTCAAACAGACATCTCCCGAGGAGGCTCTGAATGGTAATATCAACTGTCCTCACGAACTGTTCTACGCAAAATGTCAGGTTACACGGCCCACACCCCGTCTATCGGAGGAGGAGATTCTTCAACAGTTGCGAGATGAGGGCTTGGTCCCCGACCGTCAGTCCAGCGGAGGAGTTGCCTTCTCTGTCCCCGCCGTGGAAGGGGTCGTTCCCCGTCGCAGAGCTCCCCGACGTCTGGAGCAAATTCCAGTGAGATGCTTCTACACAGCTGAGAGGAGGAGACAGAAGGCGGATCTATTTCGATTTAACAG GTTGGTGGAACAAGTACAAAGGAAACAACTGGACagagaaataaaacacaaagctgtCAAGGACGAGAAGAAACGTCGCGAGTTCATCAAGAAAATGAAGGCGGAGTACCAGCTTCAGGCGAGGGAGGAGAAACTGAAGAAGCTGGAGGAAAAGCGGTCTGCGATGAAGAAGACTCCTGTCAGAAAAACAGACTAG